One Haloarchaeobius amylolyticus genomic window, TGCCACTCACCACGACGCCGGGTTCGAGGCGCACGCTGACCGGCCGAGCCGCGGTCGAGACGTGCGGCGGCGATGCGGGGCCGACCCGCCAGCGTTCCCCCTCGGCGATGAGCGTGACGGCGACGTGGTAGCCGTCGGGGCCGGTCCCCGCGGCGGCCGTGAGGCGGCCCGGGTCGGCGACCCCGTCGGGGGCGACCGCCGCGTGGGCCTGCCGGAGCGTCGGTGTCGCGAGGTCCCGCTGGCCCGTCTCGTCGCCGCCGACCCGCGCCAGGGTCGCATCGAGCCCCCCGGCGAACAGCGCCAGCCCGACACAGACCGCGAAGACTGCGACGAGGGCGGCGGTCGGTTCGACCTGGGCGCGGCTGTTCGACCGTCGCGCCGCCGGCTGCTCACGCATCGACCAGCGTGACATTCGTCCCCTCCCAGTGGACGCGGGTGATCCGGATGCGGGCTGGCGCCTGCCGCCACGTCGCGTCGCGGGACTCCGTCCGCTCCCGAGCCTGCTCGACCGCGCGGGCGAACGCGACTGGCGAGTCGAACACGCTCGATGGCGGGTCGCCTGTCGCGACGCGCTGGAGCCGCGAGTCGGCCGCGACGGGAACGACCGGCCCGAACCCGAAGGTCGCGTGGGTCGTCCCGCCGGCGTTGCGGAGCGAGAGCCGGTGCGGGTCGAGTCGGACCGCGCTCGCGTCGACCGGATGCTCGGCGGTCGTGGGATACGAGGCAGCGGCGACCGCGTCGACGGTGTCGGCGGCCGCGGCCGCATCGGGCGCCGGTCTGGTCGGGAGTTCGACGGCGACGCCGGCGACGGCGAGGCTCGCCGCAGCGAGGCCGACCCAGCAGTACCACGCGTCTATCGGGAGGTCTGGCATGCCGATGCTGGCCGCGGGTTCGTATTTGAAGGCTTGGCTGTGCAGAGTGTGTGAGCAGTCTCGCCGGAGTCTGTGAGTTCAGTGCTGGCGTGCTGGCGATTCCGGTGAAGTGGCGACGCGCAGCGTGCTCGCGCCGGCGGAGATGGAGACCGAACCACACCATCCCTAGCCGACCCCCTCCGTTCCGCAGGCTCCACTCCGGTCGTCCACCGTGAGAGCAAGCTCTCACGAGCCCGCACTCGCAGGCTCGTGCGGACCTCGCGCGCTTCCACCTCGCAGTCTCGCTCCCGCTCGACCTGCTCGCCAGCGCGCGCCACGGTGGTACTCCGGTTCCAGTCGCTCACACCATCGCCCCGGCAGCCAGGAACGCCCCGGCGTAGACCAGCGCCGCGGTCGGGAGGGCGCGACCGACGCGCACGCCCACGAGGGTCCGGTCCAGCCCGTGCTGGAGGCCGGTCGCGAGCACGGTGAGGACGACCGAGAGCAGGAGGACGTAGGCCCCGACCGCGAGGCCGAGGTCGGGGGTGGCAAGTGGCGGAGCGGTCATCGAGCCGCCACCGGGGCCGCCGAGGGCCCCCACCGCGCCGCCCCCGAGGCCCATCCCGTCGGCCATCGCGACCGTCGCGCCGGCGACGAGTGGCCCGAAAGTTGTCGCGGTGCTCCGGAGGGTCCCGGTCACGCGGGCGAGGTCGTGCTGGCACTCGCGTTCGAGCGCCTGCAGGTCGTCGAGGTGGTCGGCCATCGAGACGATGGCGCGGCCCGCCGGGGCACCCTCGGCGGCCGCCAGCGCGAGCAACGCGGCGGTACTCCGCGCGCGAGGGCTCGGGACCCGGGCGAGGGCGCCGTGCTCGCCGAGAAACGCCTCGCGCACGCCGACCCGGAGCTGGCGCTGCCGGCGGCAAGCCGCGGCCAGCACGTCGCCGGTCTCGCCCGACACCTCGCCGGCGGCGTGGTCCAGGGCGGCTTCGACGGCCTCGCCCTCGGCGACCCGGCGGCCGACGAGGTAGAGGGCGTCGACGAGGTTCGACTCGACCGCCTTCGCGTGGTCTCTGACCGCCGCGACCGGGCGGTACCAGACCGAGAGCGCGACGCCGACGCCGAGCGCGGGCGCGACGAGGGGAGTCAGCCAGCCGGGGGCCAGCAGTGGCACGCCGAGGACCGCGAGCCCGAGGGACAACGCGCCGGCTGCCAGCGCGCGCCAGGGGCGGCTGGGCACGTCGGGATGCGCCCGCGAGACCGCCGGCGGCGGGAAGGCGACTGGCCGGCGGGTGAACAGCCACGCGCTGGCGACGAGCAGCATCGCGGGGAGCAGGCCGTCGTAGGTCACCACGAGTGCGCCGATGGTCACCGGTAGCCCGGCGACCCGGGCAGCGGGGAGGACCGCGACCAGTGCGAGGGGGAGCAGGACCCCGAAGGCGTAGATACCCGTCACCGGCCCCTGCACGGTCGCGGTGAAACTGGCCAGTCGGTCGCGGGTCCCCCGGAGGACGGCGGTCATCGCCCGGTCGAGGGTCCGGGAACGCTCGCCGGCCGGGGCGTCGGCTGCCGCCACCACGAGGTTCAGGGCGCGCCGGAGCGCCGGGAAGGTGTCGCGCCACGCGGCGACGAAGGAGCCGAGGCCGCTCTCGGGCGTCCCGGCCGCGCCACGGACGTGCTGGCCGAGGCTGGCCGCCAGGGGGCCGTCGTCGCTCTCGGCGGCGAAGGCGGCGGCGCTCTCGGCGGTCGGTTCGACGTGCATCCGGAGGACGGCGCGGCCGACGAGGTCCGGCGCGTCGCCCAGGGCCGCGGACTGACGGAGGCTCGCCAGCCAGCAGGGGGTCGAGTGGACCACGTGCGCGAGAACGAGGCCGGCGGCGAGTGCGACCAGCGGGACGGTCGCGGGAGTGACTCCGAGGACCGAGGCTGCGGCCGCGGCGACGACGGCACCCAGACCAGCCGCGGTGTAGCCCGCGCGGGTCACCGTCTCGGGAGCAAGGTCGCTCTCGAGGAAGGTCGTTGCCCGGTCCAGCTCGTCGCTCACGTCGACGGGCCACGGGTAGCCCCTGGCGAGGAACCGGCACCAGCCGACCCAGAACTGCATCAGCACGGTCCCCCTGGCAGGTCGGCGGGCGCGGTCCGGCCGTCGGCGACCAGCCCGGCGATCTCGTCGGTTCGCTCCTGCAGCGCCCGGCGCACGTCGGCGTAGGACTCGGTCGGACCGGCGAGCCCGGCGACCAGCGAACTCTCGCCGCGGTCGATGCGGCCGGTCGGTTCGAGCGCCAGCCCGTCGAGGGCGAACAGGGGCGCGAAGTGGACGCCGTCGTCGCCGGAGCGGACCTCCTCGATGCGGGCGATTCGGCGCGCGGTTCCGGCATCGGATGCTGTCTCGACCGGGCGGCAGGTGACGACGAGGTCGGTGACGCCGAAGGAGGACTCGGGGACCCCGAGGTCGGCGACGACGCGTTCGCGCACGTCGGCCCCGCCGTCGCCGTGGATGGTTCCCAGGACCGCGCTCCCGCTCGCACCGACCCGCATCGCCTCGTAGAGCACGCGGGCCTCCTCCCCGCGGACCTCGCCGACGACGAGGGCACCCTCGCCGAGGCGGAGGGCGGTCCGGAGCGCCTCGTCGGGGGCGACGCTCGGGCCGTCCCCGGTCGTGGTGTGCAGCGCCTGCACGTCCCGGCCGCCGGTCTGGAGGGCTGCGACCGGGAGCTCCGGCGTGTCCTCGATGACGACGGTCCGGGTCTGACGCGGGAGCTCCCACAGCAGCGCCCCGAGGGTCGTGGTCTTGCCGGCCCCGCGGGTTCCGGCGACGAGCATCGCGGCCGCGCGCTCGACCGCCAGCGAGAGGAACGCGGCCGCCTCGGCGGTGAGGCTCCCGACCGTGACGAGCCGGGGGAGCGTCCAGGCGTCGCGGCCGTTCCGCCGGAAGGCGAACCCGTGGCCGTCGCTGACGGGGCGGGTCACGCCTGCCACCCGGACCGGGTCGCCCGCCATCTCGGCCGTGGCGTCGAGGGTCGGACTGGCGCGTGAGAAGGCGCGGCCGCTCTCCTGGCGGAACCGGGAGGCCAGTGCGCCCGCCGCGGCCGCGGTGAGCCGCACGTTCGTCGGCATGGTGTGCCCGCCCGCGGTCACCCGGAGGGGCGTCTCCGTGACGGGCGCGGACGCGAAGACGTCGGAGACGGCCGGGTCCGCGAACAGGTCGGTGAGGACGCCGTACTCGCGGGTGTGCTTGCGGAGGACGGCCGCGAGGACCCCGACCGGCGTGGACTCGTCAGCGACCGCCCGGACCGCCCTGCCCGGGGCCCGCGCCGCCCCATCGGTGCCGCCGTCCGCGAGATGGGCGTAGGCGTCTGCGAGCGTCGCGAGGTCGTCGTCTTCCAGTCGGGATTCGACCGGTTCGAGGTGGTAGCATCGTCGCCCCGTCGCGTCCTCGTACTCGCGGACCGTCGTCCCCGTACAGGTCTCGCGCGTGGCGACGAGTGTGGCGCCCGGCGGGAGGTCGGTGGCGACCCGGGCCTTGCTGACGGTCGGGCCGGCGTACGGTCGCAGGGCCTCCTCGTACCCACCCGCCCGGTCCGCGAGGACGGCGAGGCCGGTCTCGGCGACGAGGTCGGCGACCGGTCCGGCCCGGGCCGTCGCGTCGGCCGCGGCCCGCAGGGGGTCGGTCCGGGTGCGCCCCGCCAGCACCGGGTCGTGGAAGGCCGTCGCGTCGGCGAACCGGCCCGCCGCGACCAGCAGGGCCGCGGCGTCGTCCTCGTAGGCCCGTTCCAGCCCCCCGTCCCTGACGACCACGCTGTCGGCGTCGCGCGATTCGAGGGCCTCGACCGCGGTCGCCCGGCAGTCCGGGTCGGTCGCGAGGTCGCCGCCGGGGCAGTCGGTCGCGTCGAGCGAGAGCCGGTCGCCCGCGAAGGAGACGGTGCAACCACAGGGGTCGTCGGAGTCGGTGCCGAGCAGCGAGCGCAGTGACATGGCCACGCTGGCCGCGGGTTCGGATTTAAACTCCGGGGTGCGACGAGTGCTGCCGTCTCCACCTGGCGCGCGCTTGGCCGGGTGGCGAGCACGAGGCGACGGAGTCGCCTCAGGAGTCCCGCGACCGCCCGACGCAAACCCCCTCCCCATCCGGCTGCAGGGTCAGCACGAGCCGATGCTCGCCACTCCCCTCCAGCACCAGTGGCCGCCCGCCGGGCGTCCGGAACGCGACACCGACACGAACCTCCCGAACCGGCCCGCCTGCCAGCCGGTAGGCGAGTACTTGAGCGTCCGGCTCGCCGGGGACGCCACCGACCGACACCCAGGCCACCTCGCGGGTCGTCCACCCGTCGGCCGGCAGCCTGACCGTCACGACCCGTCTCGCACCTGGACCGGGGGTCGCATCCTCGGTCGCGAGCAGCCCCTCGCCGGCGACCTCGAGACGATGGAGGTCGGCCGCCACCTGCTGGTCGCTCCGGGTCTCGCGCGCCGCATCGAGCGCCGGCAGCGTCGCCGCCAGCAGCGCCAGCGCGAGTACGACCGCGACGACCGTCCGGACGCTCACAGCACCTCGCGGATGCGGGCCACGAGCCCCGGTTCGTCCCGGCCGTCGTCCGGGTCCGGAATCGTGTAGGGGTCGTGGTCTGTGTCCCGCGAATGGCCGGGACTGGTCGCCCACTCGCCGGCGGCCGGTTCGCCCACATCGCTCTCGTGGGTTCTCGACCTCGCCTCCAGTTCCGCGACGCGCTCCTCCAGCGACTCGACCGCGGCCATCGCCCCGTCGGCGCGCTGCTCGACCCGTTCGTTCACGCTCCGGACGTTGCCGGCGTAGCCCCGGAGCGCCTGCACGGCGGCTTCGAGGTCGGCGACGGCGGTCTCCACCTCGTCGAGACGGTCCGCGAGCGTCGGCTGCTCGGGGGCGCTGCCGGTCGCGGGTTCGGTCGCTCCGGCCTCGAACCCGGTGTGCGTGGCACCGCCGTCGCCAGCAACCGCGTCGAGAACCGCGTCCTCGTCGGCGATGGCGCGCTCGACCGCCCGCAGTCGGTCGTCCAGTTGGTCGGACATGTCGCGATTGGCCGCGGGTTCGTATTTAAATCCCGAGGCGGAACGCTTTACCCCCCGCTCTACGGATGCCGATAACATGAAAGTCGTCCTGATCGGTGTCGGACAGGCCGGGGGCAAGATCACGCAGGCCCTGGCCGAGTTCGACTACAACATGGACTTCGACGCGGTGCAGGGTGCCCTCGCGGTCAACACGGCGAGTGCCGACCTCCAGAACCTCGACATCGAGACGCAACTCGTCGGCCAGGACACGGTGAAGGGCCACGGTGTCGGCGGCGACAACGAACTGGGCGCGCAGGTGATGCAAGACGACGCCATCGAGGTCATGGACAGCCTCGACGGGAAGATCACCGCACAGGCCGAGGCCATCTTCGTCGTCGCCGGCCTCGGCGGCGGCACCGGCTCCGGCGGCGCCCCGGTCCTCCTCCGCGAGCTCCAGCGCGTCTACGACCTCCCCATCTACGCGCTCGGGGTCCTCCCCGGCCGCGGCGAGGGCGCGATGTACCAGGCCAACGCGGGTCGCTCGCTGAAGACCGTCGTGCGCGAGGCCGACTCGACAATCCTCGTCGACAACGACGCGTGGCACGACTCCGGCGAGTCCCTCGAAGGGGCCTTCGACACCATCAACCAGAACATCGCCCAGCGCATCGGCCTGCTGTTCGCCTCCGGCGAGGCGGTCGAGGGCGTCGGCGAGAGCGTCGTCGACACCTCCGAGGTCATCAACACGCTCCGCGAGGGCGGCATCGCCTGCATGGGCTACGCCAGCGCCCTCTCCGGCGAGACCGCCGAGGACAACATCAACGCGGTCACGAGCGTCACCCGGTCCGCACTGCTGACCGGGACCAGTCTCCCCGACGCCGTCACGGCCGACTCGGCGCTGCTGGTCGTCGCGGGCCGTCCCGAGGCCATCCCGCGCAAGGGCGTCGAACGCGCCCGGCGCTGGGTCGAGGACCAGACCGGCTCGATGCAGGTCCGCGGCGGCGACTTCCCGCTCGACTCGGACCGCATCGCCGCGCTCGTGCTCCTCGGTGGGGTCGAACGGTCCAACCGCATCGACGAGTTCATGGAGCGCGCAAAGGAGGCACAGCAACAACAGGAGAAAGAGCCCGAGGACCACGCCGCGAACTTCCGGAACGACGAACTCGACGACCTGTTCTGAGCCGGGTCGTCAGTTCCGCTCGGTCTCCGGCTCGCTGCCGCGTTCGACCCGGTTCCTGGCGTCCTCCAGCGTCTCGGTGTCCAGCAGTACCTCCAGTTTCCGCTCGAACTGTTCCTCCGAGAGCTCGCCCTGCGCGTACCGCTCGCGGAGGGTCTCCAGCGAGTCGCGCTTCGAGGCGGAGAGGTCCTCGCGCTCTGTCGCGTGGTCGAACGCGTCGTCGAGCGCCTCGTCCATCCGCCGGTCGGTCTCGTCGAGGAACTCGTCGTCGTCCTCGCCGGTGAGGATGCCGACGATGGGGACGACGACCGCGTAGCCGATGACGAACACCAGCCACCAGTTGTTCACGTCGAGGAACAGGGCGGCCAGCCCGGCCCCGAGGACGAGGAGGGACGTGATACTCGTCGCGGGCTGTCTGCTCATGTCCAGCCGTACCGCGACTCGCGTGAAAAAACTTCTCTCGAGCGCTCAGACCAGGCTCGCGCCGTCGAACTCGGTGCGCTGGAAGTCGATCTCCAGCAGGTCGAGGATGGTCGGCGCGATGTCGAAGAGGTCGGCGTCGGAGATGTTCGCCTCGGGGTCGTCGACGAACAGCGAGGCGTTGTCGAAGCTATGCATCCCGTTGCGGGCACCCTTCGTGAACACGTCGTCGTGGCCCTTGAAGCCGGCCTTGAGGTCGAAGCCGTGGTTCGGGATGATGACGAGGTCCGGCGCGATGTCGTCGTGGTCGCCGCGGAAGGCCTCTTCCTTCTCGACGACGCGCTCTGCGACCTTCTCGCCGTCCGGGCCTTCGAGCGCCTCGAGTTCGGCCTTGAGTTCGTCGCGAACCTCCTCGTACTCGTCCTGCGGGACCGAGCCACGCGGTTCGCGCCCCTCGAGGTTGAGGTAGACGCGACCCGGGATGAACGAGTACGCGCGGGCGTCCTCGGAGATGTCCGCGAGTTCCTCGGGCTCGTCCGTGTCGAACTCGAGCCAGCCCTCGCGCTGGAGCCACTCGTTGAGGTGGACCTCGTTGTCGAGGGTGGTGAAGCCGTGGTCGCTCGCGACGACCATCGTGACGTCCTCGGGGAGCTGCTCGCGGAGCTTGCCGAGGTAGTCGTCGACCTTCTCGTAGAAGTCGAGGAACGCCTCTTTGTTCGCGCCGTCGCGCTCGTAGTCCTCGAAGAGGAAGTGGTTGACGCGGTCGGTCGTCATGAAGACACCGAAGAAGAGGTCCCAGTCGTCCTCCGCGATGTAGTGCGAGAAGGCCTCGTAGCGCTTCTCGAGCGTCTCGTGGGCGTCTTCGATGAACGCCGTCTTGTCGTCCTCGTGTCCGAGTTTCGCGTTGACGTCGAGCTTGTAGTCGATGGAGTCGAGGTAGCCGCCGAACTCGTCGGGGTATGCGGCCTTGCTCATGTCGTTGACCGAGAGGAAGCCACTGACCATGCGCTGGACGTTGCGCTGGGGCGGGAACGTCACGGGGACGTTCATCACGGTCGCGTCGCGGCCGTCCTCCTGGACGCGGTCCCAGAGGCGCTTGGCCTGCACGTCGTCACCCATCGGGACGTAGGTGTCGTAGGTACCGACCTCTCGGTCCTGGAAGCCGTAGACGCCGGTCTCGCCGGGGTTGACGCCGGTGGTCAGCGACGGCCAGCAGGCGCTGGACTCCGGCGGCACGATGCTGTCGATGGGACCGGCGCTACCCTCGCGGGCGAGCGCGGTCAGGTTGGGGAACCGCTCCTCGTTGTCGGAGATGAGGCTGTACGGTACCCCGTCGATGCCGAAGAACGCGACGCGGGGGTTGTCGTCGCCACGAAGACGGTCGAAGAGACCCATATCGCCCCGTACTGCAGTCGACTACAAGAACCTTCTTTTCACTGCCCAATCGGGCCGCCGGTCGCCGGTCCCGGCAAGAATCCGTTACTCTTCGCGCGTCGGCTCGCGCTCGAAGTTCGTTGGGACGACCGTGACGTGGTGCATCCCGACGCCACCAGTCGATTCACGGCGTTCCGGCTCGTCGTCGAGGTCGACATCGGTCGTGGGGTGGACGCTGTTGGTGGCCATCTCTATCTAGCGGTACGGGCAGAACCCGGATAAAATTACCCATGCTCATAAATTATCCGGGTGTCGTGCTCCCATTACCGGGACGTATCTCTGGCGGGGGCGATGCGGTGGCGACGGTGGGCTGTCCGGCCGACCCGGACGAGGTACGTTTTTCAGGGGGCTCACCCAACGGGCGGGCATGGAACGAAACGTCAACGACGACGGGCAGCTGGTCCGCATCGGGCTGGGGTCGGTCGCGATGTTCGCCGCCATGGTCGCCGGAGCCGGGTTCCAACGCGTGTCGGTCGGGCTCCTCCTCGGCGTGGTCGGTGCAGTGCTGTTGCTCACGGGTGCGGTTCGGGTCTGCCCCATCCGGGCGGCACTCGAGTAGAACAGTCGGCGGTGAAGACGACAGAACCGCGAGAGTGCGTTACTGGAAGTTCTCTTCGTAGAGGTCCATCGCGTGCTCGATGGCCTCCTTCGCGGCTTCCTTGTCCTCCCAGCCCAGGGTCTCGACCTCCTTGCCCTCCTCGAGGTTCTTGTAGGTCGCGAAGAACTCGTCGATCTCGTCCTGCTGTTGCTGCGGGATGTCGTCGAGGTCCTGGATGTGGTCGAAGCGCGGGTCCTCGGTCGGCACCGCGATGACCTTGTCGTCCTGCTCGCCGTCGTCGTCCATCTTCATGAGGGCGACGGGGCGCGCCTCGATGACGCAGCCCGGGAACGTCTGGTCCTCGACGAGGACGAGCACGTCGAAGGGGTCCTCGTCGTCGTAGTACGACTGCGGGATGAACCCGTAGTCCGAGGGGTAGTGGACGTTGCTGTGGAGGACGCGGTCCAGCACGACTCCGGGGATGTCCTTCTCGTACTCGTACTTGTTGCGCTCGCCTTTGAGGCACTCGACGACTGCGTAGATGGTCTCCGGCGGGTTCGGGCCAGTTTCGAGGTCTTCCCAGAGATTCGTCATACGTTCTCGGGTCCGTGGACGGCCCGGAAAGTCCTTTCGTATTTACCCTTCGCCCGGAGTTTATCTCCGGTCCAGGGACTGTGTGCCACGATATCACCTCGAAGTGACCGAAAAATAGTATCCGTAACCCGAAATCGCTACCCCTCAGGGAGTCTAGGGAGTGACGGGTCGGCCGAACTGCAAGTAAATGCACTAATAGTTGAGAAGTGTTAAATAGCCTGATGACATTTAGTTAGGTATGTCAGAGGCACAAGCAGTCACCGGGCAACAGGGTATCGCGCGCGAGCTTACCGCGTTCCAGCACAACATCCTGGTCATCCTAGCGAAGGAGCCGATGTACGGGCTCGCCATCAAGCGCGAACTCGAGGAGTACTACGGCACCGAGGTCAACCACGGCCGTCTGTACCCCAACCTCGACGAACTCGTCGGGCTCGGGCTCATCGACAAGAGCGAACTCGACAAGCGGACCAACCAGTACGAGCTGACCGACGACGGCTACGACGCCGTCATGGACCAGCTCGAGTGGACGCTCTCGAAGATCGGCGAGGACGACGAGCGCGCGGACGAGATCCGCGCCCTCCTCGAATAGGACTTCGACACCGTCCTCGAACAGGGCTAGAAATCGGGCACCCGCTTCTCAGCGGTTTCGAAGACCAGCCGCAGCGACGTCTCGACCACTGCTTCCTCCTCCTCTGTCGGCCACGCGTTGCGTGGATAGTACTCTGTCAGGAACTCCTGTAGCTCCGCGCTCGTCGCGCTGTCGGCCGGCCGCGCGTAGTGGTTCCCCATGAAGTCGGCGAACTTGCGGGCGTTGCTCGCGTGGACGTCGCCGTGTTCCGCAGCGACGGCGGCGACCAGTTCGTCGTTGTGTTCCGCGACGTTCTCCCACTCCTCTGCGTCGCCGGGGCCGGACAGCGAGACCTCGACCGCCCGGTCGGTGTCCTCGATGCGGTCGGTCCGGATGACGCCGTCCTCGACCCACTCTTCGGGGTGGAGGACCAGCGTCTCGCCGTCGTCGTCATCGCGGACGCGGGCGGTGAACTCGTGGTCGGCGAGCAGGTCGGTTCGGCGGTCCTCGTAGGACTCGATGGCACCTTCGTCGACCGCCTCGCGGGCGAGTCGGGTGAGGCGTTCGGCCTCCTCGACCACGTCCTCGGGCAGTTCCTGCTGGTCGTCGGGCTCCTCGGTGTCTGGCTGTGTGGCGTCCTCAGGCATCGTCGAGTGCTTCGTTCGCAAGGTTGTCGGCGCGCTCGTTTATCTCTCGCGGAACGTGCGAGAGCGTCCAGGAGTCGAACTGCGAGAGCAGCTCGCGGACCGTGACGCGTTTCTCGCGCAGCGTCGGGTTGTTCGTGTCGTACTCGCCGCGGACCTGCTTGACGATGAGTTCGGAGTCGCCGCGGATCTCCAGTTCGTCGTAGCCGAAGTCGCGCGCGGCCTCCAGCACCCGGATGAGCGCGTCGTACTCGGCCTGGTTGTTCGTCGCGTTCCCGATGCGTTCGGAGCCCTCGGCGGCGATACCGTCGCTGGTGACGATGACCCAGCCGATGGCCGCCGGGCCGGGGTTGCCGCGGGAGGCGCCGTCGAAGTAGCAGTGCGCTCGGCCGCCGCCGTCGCGGAGGACGGCCTCGATGTCTGAGGGCTGTGCGCCCTGTATCACGACCTTCTCGTCGTAGGCGACCGCGGACGCGTCGCCGTACTCCGCGCGCCAGCGCTCGTGCTCGGTGTTCCCGTCCGTGACGGTCGCACCCGCGGATTCCAGCCGTTCGCGGGCCTCCTCGGGGTCGCACTCGATGACCGGCATTGACCGAACGTCACCGAA contains:
- the rnhA gene encoding ribonuclease HI; protein product: MPVIECDPEEARERLESAGATVTDGNTEHERWRAEYGDASAVAYDEKVVIQGAQPSDIEAVLRDGGGRAHCYFDGASRGNPGPAAIGWVIVTSDGIAAEGSERIGNATNNQAEYDALIRVLEAARDFGYDELEIRGDSELIVKQVRGEYDTNNPTLREKRVTVRELLSQFDSWTLSHVPREINERADNLANEALDDA